Proteins from one Dermacentor variabilis isolate Ectoservices chromosome 1, ASM5094787v1, whole genome shotgun sequence genomic window:
- the LOC142575552 gene encoding uncharacterized protein LOC142575552 translates to MASCCCAGAEKRSAACNGSISLKLLQYCSSQGSKKVWWKLLPRFRPEKTASIKGYTPLISTTGDEQHIERPRLKLALSRKLVLHNFAAALCCTAASLSLQAFGVKNNFHQEEVQDE, encoded by the exons atg gcaagttgctgttgtgctggagctgagaagaggtctgctgcctgcaatgggtccatctctctcaagttattgcagtattgtagctctcaag gttcaaaaaaagtatggtggaagctgttgccaaggttccgaccagaaaagacagccagtataaaagggtacacaccactgatctctactacaggggatgaacagcacatcgagcgccctcgactgaagctggccttgtcccggaagttggtgcttcacaactttgcggcagcactttgttgcacgg cagcaagtttatccttgcaagcgtttggagtcaagaacaactttcaccaggaagaagtgcaagacgagtga